A stretch of Oreochromis aureus strain Israel breed Guangdong linkage group 11, ZZ_aureus, whole genome shotgun sequence DNA encodes these proteins:
- the LOC116333481 gene encoding fucolectin-1-like — translation MKHISALVLLLLLGMSSARTYQNVALRGKATQSTRINEVLSAAYAAIDGNRDSDPRHGSCSHTNRQTDPWWRVDLLESYIVTSLTITNRGDCCHERLNGLEIHIGNSLNNDGLINPKVGKISEVGAGKSYTVNFAGRVEGRYVTLTLPGSQRILSLCEVEVYGYHAPTGENLALQGKASQSSLYTIGIAYNAIDGNHNSIWDGASCTHTKQDFSPWWRLDLRKTHKVFSVKVLNLKDPVSERLNGAEIRIGDSLYNNGNFNPRCAVISSIPGGSIQEFHCNASDGMGMDGRYVNIVIPGRNEYLTLCEVEVYGSVLD, via the exons atgaaacacatttCAGCACTGGTTTTGCTCCTTCTCCTGGGGATGTCCTCAGCACGCACCTATC AAAATGTGGCCCTGCGTGGCAAAGCAACCCAGTCAACCCGTATCAATGAGGTATTGTCGGCTGCCTACGCTGCAATTGATGGAAACCGTGATTCTGACCCTCGCCATGGATCATGCTCACACACCAATCGACAGACCGACCCCTGGTGGAGAGTGGACTTGCTCGAGTCCTACATTGTCACTTCCCTCACCATCACCAACAGAGGAGACTGCTGTCATGAAAGGCTCAACGGGCTGGAAATCCACATAGGCAACTCTTTGAATAATGATGGCTTAATAAATCCAAA GGTTGGAAAAATTTCAGAAGTTGGTGCAGGCAAATCCTACACTGTGAATTTCGCTGGTCGTGTGGAGGGGCGTTATGTAACTTTGACTCTTCCTGGTTCACAAAGGATCCTCTCACTCTGTGAAGTGGAAGTCTACGGATATCACGCTCCAACTG GAGAAAATCTTGCACTTCAAGGAAAAGCCTCACAGTCATCACTCTATACAATTGGTATTGCCTATAATGCCATAGATGGAAATCATAACAGCATATGGGACGGGGCATCATGCACTCATACAAAACAAGACTTCAGTCCCTGGTGGCGACTCGATCTGCGCAAAACCCATAAAGTTTTTTCTGTTAAGGTACTGAATTTAAAAGATCCTGTCTCAGAACGACTAAATGGAGCCGAGATCCGCATTGGAGATTCTCTTTACAACAATGGCAACTTTAATCCCAG GTGTGCTGTGATCTCAAGCATCCCAGGAGGTTCCATTCAAGAGTTCCACTGTAACGCGAGTGACGGGATGGGGATGGACGGCCGCTATGTTAACATAGTCATCCCTGGAAGAAATGAATACCTGACTCTGTGTGAGGTGGAAGTGTATGGCTCTGTCCTCGATTAG